Proteins from a genomic interval of Debaryomyces hansenii CBS767 chromosome E complete sequence:
- a CDS encoding DEHA2E07964p (similar to uniprot|Q06640 Saccharomyces cerevisiae YDR306C): protein MEIRKEEFESASKMMKLPVEIIVYILEILEAKGKLKPKYLRVCKLFYLIALPMIYRRPTLKATNFFAFVDTISSNKTIGNNIRELDLSYIIQTGKNAFVAKLLKRSRANLEVFVAPQTSFGLGPLIALKNCTKLKILDLRLVSETLNLIELFNSINSLDELTHLSFPRSSIEIHDFKSIHWPTRLSFLRLSGGITDDFLMQSEFPSTITQLELAHCPAIKDFGLHSLLFSFGKNLTSLKIQYPMPGLKDNALDLVFNYCPNLTVLEISVDYVSSAFFDEENLSYLAYPRPLKTLYIESSGMLGTSTKLDPIDLAIAINEDRLPFLKNIRCTAKLGWDPKSEYVTFIVDALDERGGGLYIGY from the coding sequence ATGGAAATTCGTAaggaagaatttgaatcagctctgaagatgatgaaattgcCAGTGGAAATAATAGTTTATATTCTCGAAATTCTAGAGGCAAAAGGAAAATTGAAGCCAAAATATCTAAGGGTTTGTAAATTGTTTTACCTAATAGCACTTCCGATGATATATAGGAGACCTACTTTAAAAGCaaccaatttttttgcTTTTGTAGATACCATATCGTCCAACAAAACCATCGGTAATAATATTAGAGAGCTAGATCTTTCCTACATTATTCAGACAGGTAAAAATGCTTTTGTTGCTAAGCTATTAAAAAGATCTAGAGCAAACCTAGAAGTTTTCGTTGCTCCTCAAACAAGTTTTGGACTAGGGCCACTAATAGCATTAAAGAACTGCACGAAATTGAAAATCCTAGATTTAAGACTTGTGTCGGAAACTTTAAATTTGATAGAATTGTTCAACTCAATTAATAGTTTGGATGAATTAACGCATTTGTCATTCCCGAGATCATCTATTGAAATACACGATTTCAAGAGTATCCACTGGCCTACCAGACTATCATTTTTACGACTTTCAGGAGGTATAACTGATGATTTCTTGATGCAATCCGAATTCCCTTCTACAATAACTCAGTTGGAGTTAGCACATTGCCCAGCAATAAAGGACTTTGGTCTACACAGCCTATTGTTCAGTTTTGGTAAGAATTTGACCTCCTTGAAAATTCAGTATCCAATGCCTGGATTGAAGGATAATGCCTTGGACTTAGTTTTCAACTATTGCCCCAACTTGACTGTGTTGGAAATCTCGGTTGATTACGTTTCCAGCGCTTTTtttgacgaagaaaatttgTCTTATTTGGCGTACCCAAGACCATTAAAAACATTATATATAGAGAGTAGTGGAATGCTTGGTACTTCAACCAAATTGGATCCTATTGACTTAGCAATTGCAATAAATGAAGACAGACTAccattcttgaagaatatacGGTGTACCGCAAAACTAGGTTGGGATCCAAAATCTGAATATGTTACATTTATAGTTGACGCATTAGATGAAAGAGGAGGCGGGTTATACATAGGTTATTGA
- a CDS encoding DEHA2E07986p (similar to uniprot|P33775 Saccharomyces cerevisiae YDL095W PMT1 Transfers mannose residues from dolichyl phosphate-D-mannose to specific serine/threonine residues of proteins in the secretory pathway), translating to MSSYKSEKSKLPPGYKPGKWRPFHVAGPSSLTIERTTITRFDHFLTFVLLALSILIRLYNIPFPNKVIFDETHFGGFARSYFRGEFFVDVHPPLAKLMYYSIAILCGWNGDFEFAEIGDTFDDNVPYVAMRLFSGICGVLTVLLTFGILRASNCRSAVAFFGAFLVLIENSLVTQSRLIMLDGPLIFGVALSVLGFKRFQLAEPFTKKWFKFLIMTGIGLGITMSIKLTGLFTVAWVGVLTVIQLWSYLGDLEVSDRQWFKHVYYRVFGLIVVPLTIYLGCFAIHFINLPFNGPGSGAVSPSFKATFHDSQDLKNTPVDVSYGSTVTIKHKNMESYLHSHDHTYYTGSHEQQVTLYGFDADENNEWIIETKNKSPIGQLQGKFRPVKDGDIVRLYHKSTGKYLTVNEEKPPISERDYSNEVACSGDRDMLGNENYEFKVRIVKSETHATSNLPMIKVRATETLFQLVHRSRGCVVIAHEDKLPDWGFNQNEVLCIDEPTIPNTMWYIEHNSHPMLDNDSDAEKVHFKSYSFFNKLVEYHLAMWRINKSFTDKHPYSSSPESWPFLLRGINFFSNEAGSSNELHDEDGSHIYLLGNVAIYYVGFILISLVIAKNIIKLFKVMNPFGLTYDPPYVSTFQSNGFEFVVGWMLHYFPSYQMSRQLFLHHYLSSLFFSILVIAQVTEYQMTKRKIFGYIWMVSITVLAIYCFVAFTPIIYGFDWNRSECNHAKWFPSWDFNCMSYTH from the coding sequence ATGTCTTCGTATAAACTGGAGAAGCTGAAGTTACCACCGGGTTATAAGCCTGGAAAATGGAGACCATTCCACGTTGCAGGCCCAAGTTCGTTAACAATCGAGAGGACAACCATCACAAGGTTCGACCATTTCTTGACATTCGTATTGTTAGCTCTTTCCATTCTAATTAGATTGTATAATATTCCTTTTCCTAACAAGgttatatttgatgaaacTCATTTTGGTGGATTTGCAAGAAGTTATTTTAGAGGAGAATTTTTCGTTGACGTGCATCCTCCGTTAGCTAAGTTAATGTACTATTCGATTGCAATATTGTGTGGATGGAATggagattttgaatttgctgAGATAGGAGATACCTTTGATGACAATGTGCCTTATGTGGCAATGAGATTATTTTCAGGGATTTGTGGAGTGTTGACTGTCTTACTCACGTTTGGTATTTTAAGAGCATCAAACTGTAGATCAGCAGTGGCATTTTTTGGTGCATTCCTAgttttaattgaaaattcgTTGGTTACCCAATCAAGATTAATTATGCTTGATGGACCATTGATTTTTGGAGTAGCGCTTTCCGTTTTGGGGttcaaaagatttcaatTGGCGGAACCATTCACAAAAAAATGGTTTAAATTCTTAATCATGACCGGTATAGGTCTAGGAATTACAATGTCAATTAAATTGACTGGATTATTCACAGTTGCTTGGGTCGGAGTATTGACTGTAATTCAATTGTGGAGCTACCTTGGTGATTTAGAGGTTTCCGACAGACAATGGTTTAAACATGTGTATTATAGAGTGTTTGGGTTGATAGTTGTACCTTTAACAATTTACTTGGGTTGTTTCGCTATCCATTTTATAAATCTCCCATTCAATGGGCCTGGGTCTGGAGCGGTTTCCCCAAGTTTCAAAGCTACATTCCATGACTCTCaagatttaaaaaataCTCCCGTCGATGTATCATACGGTAGTACTGTTACAATTAAACATAAAAATATGGAAAGCTATTTGCATTCCCATGACCATACATATTATACTGGCTCGCACGAACAACAAGTTACGCTTTACGGATTCGACGctgatgaaaataatgaatggATTATAGAAACTAAGAATAAAAGTCCAATTGGCCAATTACAGGGAAAATTCAGGCCAGTTAAAGATGGCGATATTGTAAGGTTATATCATAAATCAACAGGAAAGTATCTTACAGTCAATGAAGAGAAACCTCCAATTTCAGAACGTgattattcaaatgaaGTGGCATGTTCCGGTGATCGTGATATGTTAGGTAACGAAAATTATGAATTTAAAGTAAGAATAGTTAAAAGTGAAACCCATGCGACACTGAATCTTCCTATGATTAAAGTCAGAGCTACAGAAACTCTTTTCCAGTTAGTCCACCGTTCCAGAGGATGTGTTGTAATCGCACATGAAGACAAATTACCAGATTGGGGATTCAATCAAAATGAAGTATTATGTATTGATGAACCGACAATACCTAACACCATGTGGTATATTGAACACAATTCACATCCCATGCTTGACAATGATAGTGATGCTGAAAAAGTACACTTTAAGAGCTACTCGTTCTTTAACAAGCTAGTTGAATATCATTTGGCAATGTGGAGAATTAACAAAAGCTTTACGGATAAACATCCTTATTCCTCGAGTCCAGAATCCTGGCCGTTTTTGTTAAGGggaattaatttctttagtAATGAAGCCGGATCTTCTAACGAATTGCACGATGAAGATGGAAgccatatttatttattaggTAACGTTGCTATATACTACGTTGGgtttattttaatttcacTTGTGATAGCAAAGAACATAATCAAACTATTCAAGGTTATGAATCCCTTCGGTTTAACTTACGATCCTCCATATGTATCGACTTTCCAATCAAATGGGTTTGAATTTGTCGTTGGCTGGATGTTACATTATTTTCCATCATACCAGATGTCGAGACAACTATTCTTACACCACTACCTTAGTTCATTGTTCTTCTCAATTTTGGTAATTGCTCAAGTTACCGAATACCAAATGACGAAGAGAAAGATTTTTGGATACATATGGATGGTTTCTATTACAGTATTGGCTATTTACTGTTTCGTGGCGTTCACTCCAATAATATACGGATTCGACTGGAATAGAAGTGAATGCAACCATGCGAAATGGTTTCCATCCTGGGATTTTAATTGTATGTCGTATACCCACTAG
- a CDS encoding DEHA2E08008p (similar to uniprot|P47822 Saccharomyces cerevisiae YDR308C SRB7 RNA polymerase II holoenzyme component), with the protein MTDRLTQLQVCLDQLVEQFNATVNYVNTNSEPGLLDEDPSSVSNLAANAPIPGVQQQPSQGSGGGSNKQTNAGNSVSNQPSAKAEAESNFENTINELSTDIILKSRQITMLIDSLPGIGVSPESQLNMVEDLAKQLEEVEKERIKKIEEKDKLLKWCESLIVEVATGISESRE; encoded by the coding sequence ATGACAGACAGACTTACTCAGCTACAAGTGTGTTTAGATCAATTAGTCGAACAATTTAATGCTACGGTCAACTATGTCAATACCAATAGTGAACCAGGGttattagatgaagatCCATCGTCGGTATCAAATTTAGCTGCCAATGCACCAATACCGGGGGTTCAACAGCAACCGTCACAAGGAAGTGGAGGAGGAAGCAATAAGCAAACAAATGCTGGAAATAGTGTGTCAAACCAACCATCAGCTAAGGCAGAAGCGGAGTCAAATTTTGAGAATACGATCAATGAACTATCGACGGACATAATACTTAAGTCAAGACAAATAACGATGCTTATTGACTCATTGCCGGGGATTGGTGTGTCTCCTGAaagtcaattgaatatggtGGAGGATTTGGCGAAGCAGCTAGAAGAAGTCGAGAAAGAgagaatcaaaaaaatcGAAGAGAAAGATAAGTTGTTGAAGTGGTGTGAGTCGTTGATAGTAGAGGTGGCGACAGGGATCTCCGAAAGCAGAGAATAG
- a CDS encoding DEHA2E08030p (weakly similar to uniprot|Q06651 Saccharomyces cerevisiae YDR313C PIB1 RING-type ubiquitin ligase of the endosomal and vacuolar membranes binds phosphatidylinositol(3)-phosphate), which yields MLSNAYKKAINTRYLKAINSMSRSDNGPLWQDDTEVSSCFLCDLNYTIFHRRHHCRKCGRVVCGNCSEQSIKYFPNTLIANPQQESECSVSLETYRTCDECVAEVKMIRRALYEARTSVIDTETSASNEAEIASDNERNETNEDSSVDNNSTTKYSTKTSTRLVRSSTHSSCANLHHSGCNYRRRIQDGASDDNLCPVCANNLLKEYMRQFKKRKGDIDCDEFESYKESHINDCLIAFDFNGDRDRPDSPVRSKKRSHKRNKMLVYNMPPIPRPKYETIPNAEGNSYDTLRLHPHSIQSPIDSQIEDESDFQVSNPNDFVGSMTSNLTIQPGAEKQLPYDSVDSECVICLEELKPGDKVGRLECLCVFHYKCIKDWFNKKGYGECPVHFLHQ from the coding sequence ATGTTATCAAATGCTTACAAGAAGGCAATAAATACAAGATATCTTAAGGCAATAAACAGTATGTCTAGATCTGATAACGGACCCCTTTGGCAGGACGATACAGAGGTATCATCATGCTTTTTATGtgatttgaattatacaattttCCATAGGAGACATCATTGCCGCAAATGTGGAAGGGTCGTCTGTGGGAATTGTTCGGAACAATCGATCAAGTACTTTCCAAATACATTGATAGCCAATCCTCAACAGGAGTCGGAATGTCTGGTACTGCTTGAAACTTACAGAACGTGCGATGAGTGTGTTGCAGAAGTGAAGATGATCCGGAGGGCGTTGTATGAGGCCCGTACTAGTGTCATTGATACGGAAACAAGTGCCAGTAATGAAGCAGAAATTGCACTGgataatgaaagaaatgaGACAAACGAAGACTCCCTGgtagataataatagtacTACAAAGTATAGCACGAAAACTAGTACTCGATTAGTACGGTCATCGACTCATTCGTCGTGTGCCAACTTGCACCATAGTGGATGCAATTACCGCCGGAGGATACAAGATGGTGCAAGCGATGACAATTTGTGCCCAGTATGTGCAAACAACTTGTTGAAGGAATATATGAGACAATTTAAGAAACGGAAGGGAGATATTGATTGTGATGAGTTTGAATCGTACAAAGAGTCGCATATCAACGACTGCTTAATTGCATTTGATTTCAATGGCGATCGAGACAGACCAGATTCTCCCGTTAGAAGTAAGAAGAGGTCTCATAAACGTAATAAGATGCTTGTTTATAACATGCCGCCTATTCCTAGACCAAAATATGAAACAATACCAAATGCTGAAGGTAATTCCTACGATACTCTCCGTCTCCACCCACATTCGATTCAATCGCCGATCGATTCGCAGATTGAGGATGAAAGTGACTTTCAAGTCCTGAATCctaatgattttgttggTTCTATGACATCGAACTTGACTATTCAACCGGGCGCAGAAAAGCAGTTGCCTTATGACTCAGTGGATAGTGAGTGTGTTATCTGcttagaagaattaaagcCAGGTGATAAGGTTGGTAGATTGGAATGCTTATGCGTGTTTCACTATAAATGCATTAAAGATTGGTTTAACAAGAAAGGATATGGTGAATGTCCAGTTCATTTCTTACATCAATAA
- a CDS encoding DEHA2E08052p (highly similar to uniprot|P38712 Saccharomyces cerevisiae YHR065C RRP3 Required for maturation of the 35S primary transcript of pre-rRNA and is required for cleavages leading to mature 18S RNA), which produces MSVKVDGMINKKSKTHSKKLDARALAEKIKKNALKQQAQEEPAKEENVAENFDTVVDPTAELKFKSFNELKLIPELLEAIQQMKFTKPTPIQSEAIPHALEGKDIIGLAQTGSGKTAAFAIPILQALWEAQAAYYGLVLAPTRELAYQIKETFDALGSSMGLRSVCIVGGMDMMDQARDLMRKPHILVATPGRIMDHLEHTKGFSLKNLKYLVMDEADRLLDMDFGPALDKILKIIPTQRTTYLFSATMTNKIAKLQRASLHNPVRVAVSNKYQTADNLVQSMMLVSDGYKNTYLIHLLNEFLGKSIIIFTRTCAHSQRTALLARILGFSAVPLHGQLTQAQRLGSLNKFKAGKANILIATDVAARGLDIPSVDIVINYDIPTDSKAYIHRVGRTARAGKSGKSISLITQYDLEMYLRIESVLGKKLPKDPSPSKAVLDTLHVHVDRASAEAIRQTKDFHEKRNPKKNRDDRDREER; this is translated from the coding sequence ATGTCTGTTAAAGTGGATGGTATGATCAATAAAAAGTCAAAGACTCATAGTAAGAAACTTGATGCTAGAGCATTAGCTGagaaaatcaagaaaaatgcGTTAAAGCAACAGGCACAAGAAGAGCCTGCTAAAGAGGAAAATGTAGCTGAAAATTTCGATACTGTTGTTGATCCGACAGcagaattgaaattcaagtcgttcaatgaattgaaattgattccaGAGTTGTTAGAAGCGATTCAACAAATGAAGTTCACTAAACCAACGCCTATTCAATCGGAAGCCATTCCGCACGCTCTTGAAGGCAAGGATATTATAGGACTTGCACAAACAGGTTCAGGTAAGACGGCAGCATTTGCCATTCCAATATTGCAAGCATTATGGGAAGCACAAGCGGCATATTATGGGTTGGTGTTAGCACCTACTAGAGAATTGGCGTATCAAATCAAAGAGACATTTGATGCGTTAGGATCATCCATGGGTTTACGTTCTGTTTGTATAGTTGGTGGTATGGATATGATGGATCAGGCGAGAGACTTAATGCGTAAGCCACATATCTTGGTTGCTACTCCTGGTAGAATCATGGATCATTTGGAACACACAAAAGGGTTCtcgttgaaaaatttgaaatacttAGTCATGGACGAAGCCGATAGATTATTAGATATGGATTTTGGACCGGCCCTTGACaagatcttgaaaattattcCAACCCAAAGAACAACATACTTATTTTCTGCTACCATGACAAACAAAATTGCTAAATTACAAAGAGCTTCTTTGCATAATCCCGTAAGAGTTGCTGTCTCCAATAAATACCAAACTGCTGACAATTTAGTTCAATCTATGATGTTGGTAAGTGATGGTTataaaaatacatatttgattcatttattgaatgaatttcttggtaagtcaataattatttttacaAGAACTTGTGCACATTCACAAAGAACTGCGTTATTAGCAAGAATCTTGGGCTTTTCGGCAGTCCCATTACACGGTCAGTTGACTCAAGCTCAAAGATTGGGATCATTGAATAAGTTTAAGGCTGGAAAGGCTAATATATTAATCGCAACTGATGTTGCGGCAAGAGGTTTGGATATTCCTTCTGTCGATATTGTCATAAATTACGATATCCCAACTGATTCAAAGGCGTATATTCATAGAGTCGGTAGAACTGCGCGTGCTGGAAAATCTGGTAAGTCCATCTCCTTGATTACTCAGTATGATTTGGAAATGTACTTAAGAATAGAAAGTGTTTTGGGTAAAAAGTTACCTAAAGATCCTTCTCCATCCAAAGCTGTTTTAGATACTTTACATGTTCACGTTGACAGAGCCAGCGCAGAAGCTATCAGACAAACCAAAGATTTCCATGAAAAGAGAAATCCCAAGAAAAATCGTGATGATAGAGATCGTGAAGAACGTTAG
- a CDS encoding DEHA2E08074p (similar to uniprot|Q12153 Saccharomyces cerevisiae YDR312W SSF2 high copy suppressor of G beta subunit temperature sensitive mutation), with amino-acid sequence MAKRRQKTRTHKKVSEEELAKIPRSMVIRLGSSLRNHSLSQLVKDFRNIMQPHTAINLRERKSNKLKDFIVMAGPLGVSDLFIFNQSEETGSISLRIGKMPRGPTLQFRVNNYSLIKDVSRILKHPKSVGKDSPEFLNPPLLVLNGFSNKLNEVENHEKLLITVFQNMFPPIQPQSTKVSSIKRVLMVNKNAETGEIDLRHYAIDTKLVDGSRNVKKLLNSHHNLKKSLPNLSANSDVSDLLLDPYSVGGITSDSEVEDDAIVEIKNSEDANVLKKKTASEEKETANPQTRKRAIKLTELGPRINMTLMKIEENLTGSSKTLYHANINKSEAEQNELNRKHELRQKQKAERRAKQQANVDAKEETKKAKKERRKARQNGEEPEQGEDEPMTESDSDSDAPEIKAEDYENDSDLYSDVE; translated from the coding sequence ATGGCAAAGAGAAGACAAAAGACCAGAACCCATAAGAAGGTATCTGAGGAAGAATTAGCCAAGATACCTAGATCTATGGTTATTAGATTGGGATCATCATTGAGAAATCATTCATTAAGTCAGTTAGTCAAGGATTTCAGAAACATCATGCAGCCACATACGGCCATTAATTTAAGGGAgagaaaatcaaataagTTGAAGGATTTCATTGTCATGGCTGGGCCTTTAGGTGTTTCAgacttatttattttcaaccAGTCTGAGGAAACTGGAAGTATATCATTGagaattggaaaaatgCCTAGAGGACCAACTTTGCAATTCAGAGTTAACAACTATTCGTTGATTAAGGATGTCAGCAGAATATTAAAACATCCAAAGTCGGTAGGAAAAGATTCTCCAGAATTCTTGAACCCACCGTTACTTGTTTTGAATGGGTTTCTGAACAAGTTgaatgaagttgaaaacCACgagaaattattaattactGTATTTCAGAATATGTTTCCCCCAATTCAACCACAACTGACGAAAGTGTCGTCTATTAAGAGGGTTTTGATGGTGAACAAGAACGCAGAAACAGGGGAAATAGATTTAAGACATTATGCTATAGATACAAAATTGGTTGACGGAAGTCGTAATGTCAAGAAATTACTTAACTCGCATCATAACTTAAAGAAATCTTTACCTAACCTATCGGCAAACAGTGATGTTTCTGATTTGTTATTGGACCCATATTCTGTTGGTGGCATAACTTCGGATTCCGAAGTCGAAGACGATGCTATTGtagaaattaaaaatagcGAAGATGCAAATGTTCTTAAGAAGAAGACGGCatcagaagaaaaagaaacTGCTAATCCTCAAACTAGAAAGAGAGCCATTAAGCTTACAGAACTTGGTCCTCGTATAAATATGACATTAATGAAGATCGAAGAGAATTTAACCGGGTCGTCAAAGACACTTTACCACGCTAATATCAACAAATCTGAAGCCGAACAAAACGAATTAAACAGAAAGCATGAATTGAGACAAAAGCAGAAGGCTGAAAGAAGAGCCAAACAGCAAGCTAATGTCGATGCGAAGGAAGAGACGAAGAAGGctaagaaagaaagaagaaaagcaaGACAAAACGGCGAAGAACCAGAACAAGGTGAAGACGAACCAATGACTGAAAGCGATAGCGATAGTGATGCACCAGAGATCAAAGCAGAAGATTACGAGAATGACAGCGATTTATATAGTGACGTTGAGTAA
- a CDS encoding DEHA2E08096p (weakly similar to uniprot|P38784 Saccharomyces cerevisiae YHR060W VMA22 Protein involved in vacuolar H+-ATPase assembly or function) — protein sequence MSNSIDKITSIFEDISIKYEEPSDEGFKLISKSETSLSPIDDKTIRLLGLIDSYERLTNENRLNYINGFLNLSRANYNNGSLSKKYGADSFDFRPYGACKKIKVSDKFELVDLLKEQKTRNEKPKVDNINEEDAAQSTLKNRKTNEIETEKESDDINEIESQEPKLKDPITQFGGLVPYQLRQSQNFFGNSLAISIKIINLQRAIKELIEDIEEISK from the coding sequence ATGTccaattcaattgataagATTACATCTATATTTGAAGACATATCTATAAAGTACGAGGAACCTTCTGATGAAGGCTTTAAGTTGATATCAAAGTCTGAGACGTCGTTGTCCCCTATAGATGATAAAACTATTAGATTACTAGGCTTAATTGACTCCTATGAGAGATTAACTAATGAGAACAGATTGAACTACATAAATGGATTCCTTAATTTGAGTCGAGCAAATTACAATAATGGTTCCCTAAGCAAAAAATATGGGGCTGATTCCTTTGACTTCAGGCCATATGGGGCTTGcaagaaaataaaagtTAGTGATAAGTTTGAATTGGTAGATCTATTGAAAGAGCAGAAAACTAGGAATGAAAAACCAAAAGTAGACAATATAAACGAAGAAGATGCTGCTCAATCGACGTTGAAGAATAGAAAAACCAACGAAATTGAGACAGAAAAAGAATCTGAcgatataaatgaaatagaaTCCCAAGAACCTAAATTGAAAGATCCTATTACTCAATTTGGTGGATTGGTTCCGTATCAGCTAAGGCAATCACAAAACTTTTTCGGTAATAGTTTGGCTATCTCTATAAAGATTATAAATCTACAACGGGCgataaaagaattaatcgaagatattgaagaaatatctaaataa
- a CDS encoding DEHA2E08118p (weakly similar to uniprot|Q12524 Saccharomyces cerevisiae YLR151C PCD1 Peroxisomal nudix pyrophosphatase with specificity for coenzyme A and CoA derivatives may function to remove potentially toxic oxidized CoA disulfide from peroxisomes to maintain the capacity for beta-oxidation of fatty acids), with the protein MPVTSEELFLINVRTYQPPNISCPSHSIWHKVPVARRSAVFVLLFLGNMGELRVILTKRSSKLRSFPGHISLPGGKADSGLETEWQVARREMEEEIGLEANNEKLMKHYGFKIDHLNLLPCYLSRTFSAVKPCIGFMNLSSEHEQELFGNLKLNLNPDESSSIFSCPLKDFLYPSTKSPSRECIKRQFFKIEWGGIPWNLRSYTFAHENEHEIHWLREVSDTSMSSEEEPEDNPSMKEKAKSMPKRDLSTWGRLGTRRDSDTDQKINDVWGLTANILHDLAQIIYCQPTVYKNKTFGEEELINSVFTQGNLMQEKERSEEEVKLIHSKTINEEFGFNSILPKDEFLRLKEIYRH; encoded by the coding sequence ATGCCAGTCACCTCCGAAGAGTTGTTCCTAATAAACGTCAGGACGTACCAACCTCCTAATATCCTGTGTCCTCTGCATTCGATTTGGCACAAAGTTCCCGTTGCAAGGAGATCAGCTGTCTTTGTATTGCTCTTTTTGGGTAATATGGGGGAATTAAGAGTCATCTTGACGAAAAGATCTTCTAAATTAAGGAGTTTTCCGGGCCATATATCATTGCCAGGTGGAAAGGCTGATAGTGGGCTTGAAACTGAATGGCAGGTGGCTAGAAGAGAAATGGAGGAGGAAATCGGGTTAGAGGCTAACAATGAAAAGCTCATGAAACATTATGGGTTCAAGATCgatcatttgaatttactTCCATGTTACTTATCTAGAACATTCCTGGCTGTCAAGCCGTGTATAGGGTTTATGAACTTATCGAGTGAACACGAACAGGAactttttggaaatttaaaattgaactTGAATCCGGATGAAAGCTCGAGCATATTCTCGTGTCCTTTGAAAGACTTTTTGTATCCTTCGACAAAATCACCATCTAGGGAATGTATTAAGAGACAGTTTTTCAAGATCGAATGGGGTGGCATACCATGGAATTTACGCTCCTATACGTTTGCTCATGAAAACGAGCATGAGATCCATTGGTTGCGTGAAGTTAGTGATACATCCATGTCATCAGAAGAGGAACCTGAAGACAATCCGTCCATGAAGGAGAAGGCAAAATCTATGCCCAAGAGAGATTTATCTACATGGGGACGTCTTGGTACGAGACGTGATTCAGACACGGACCAAAAGATTAATGATGTGTGGGGACTAACAGCAAACATTCTTCATGATTTAGCACAGATTATATACTGTCAGCCTACTGTCTATAAGAATAAAACTtttggagaagaagaactaATTAACAGTGTTTTTACCCAAGGTAATCTTATGcaagaaaaggaaagatCTGAAGAAGAGgtgaaattgattcattcCAAGACTatcaatgaagaatttggatTTAATAGTATATTGCCAAAGGATGAATTCCTTAGATTGAAGGAAATATATAGGCATTAG